One window of Mucilaginibacter inviolabilis genomic DNA carries:
- a CDS encoding SMP-30/gluconolactonase/LRE family protein, translating to MTDYLSNNYAMQVWNAEVLYKTDLILGEGAYWYEGWKKFLYVDIEGRKVGCIDPITKEIKEKYVGKRVGTVVPATNGKLIVALQGSIEELDFETGELRELVRIEQDKPNNRSNDGKCDAAGRLWIGTMHVDAKLHEGALYRFDGEVKKMLDNISISNGICWSADNRTMYYIDSSDYNIKAYDFNLASGDISNERVIVHIKEPDHTPDGMCIDKEGMLWVAIWGGGCVNRYNPHSGNLIGCVNVDAPNVSNCAFGGNDMNLLFITTARADLSDEQLQQYPLSGSLFCANIDVSGADTNWFSHQFIVPATES from the coding sequence ATGACAGATTATCTATCTAACAATTACGCAATGCAAGTTTGGAACGCTGAAGTACTCTATAAAACAGATTTGATTCTAGGAGAAGGTGCATATTGGTACGAAGGCTGGAAGAAGTTTCTGTATGTTGATATTGAAGGACGAAAAGTAGGGTGTATTGATCCGATAACAAAAGAAATAAAGGAAAAGTATGTTGGTAAAAGGGTAGGGACAGTTGTACCAGCCACTAATGGTAAATTGATAGTAGCATTGCAGGGTTCAATTGAAGAACTGGACTTTGAAACCGGAGAATTGAGGGAATTAGTAAGGATTGAGCAAGATAAGCCAAATAATCGCTCTAATGATGGTAAATGTGATGCAGCTGGCAGGTTATGGATAGGTACTATGCATGTGGATGCAAAATTGCATGAAGGTGCGTTATACAGATTTGATGGTGAGGTGAAAAAAATGCTGGATAATATCAGCATATCAAATGGGATTTGCTGGTCGGCAGATAACCGGACAATGTATTATATAGATTCATCTGATTATAATATCAAAGCCTACGATTTTAATCTGGCTTCAGGTGATATCTCTAATGAGCGGGTTATTGTTCACATAAAAGAGCCTGATCATACACCAGATGGGATGTGTATCGACAAAGAAGGAATGTTGTGGGTTGCCATATGGGGTGGCGGTTGCGTAAATCGTTATAATCCTCATTCGGGCAATTTGATTGGTTGTGTAAATGTTGATGCACCAAATGTTTCCAATTGCGCTTTTGGAGGAAATGATATGAATCTGTTGTTTATCACTACCGCCAGAGCGGACCTGAGCGATGAACAATTACAGCAATATCCCTTAAGCGGCTCCTTGTTTTGTGCCAATATAGATGTATCCGGAGCTGACACAAATTGGTTTAGTCACCAGTTTATCGTGCCAGCTACGGAGTCTTAG